Below is a genomic region from Thunnus albacares chromosome 4, fThuAlb1.1, whole genome shotgun sequence.
tactgcacacaggaaatttGAACCATTCACACAGTGAACAGagtcgccaagtgcttgctcatgggggaatgttgggtctctgtaaattaaagagtacggtctttATCTGCTCTAtttgaaaagtgccttgagataaCTTTTATGTTGTTATGATGTGGTGCTATAtatatagaatagaatagaatagaactGAATTAAGTGTCCAATAATCCTGAAAATTCAGAGCCACGTCAACCGACCTCCAGTAGTGATACCACAGCTGTCATTCCTTCCAATGCGTGTGAGGTGCAAGGGCCCGTTCATTGCTGCTTGTAGCTTTTATGTTGTGTGTAATTTTTCTGCCTGAAACAGACTGAATTTCATATTTGGCAATACAAAgtaagaaataaagaaaaaaaaacaagcaaagcaCTTTTTTGTCTTGACGTGACTCCATATTAAATGCCCATGTTACAGTTACAGCTACTAGTgcatccactagagggcagcacatactcagtctgtctgtctgtgtctgaggGGTATATGTATATGTGGAGAGATATCCATATTGAGAAGATTAGCTTACACAGTATAAGCTCTGATAGTTCAGCCAGTCTGCACTGTGATGGTGCCTGCCTAAACTGAAagtatataatatttgtaggagggaaaaaaaggcaaattgtCTGCAAAAGAAccaaaaaattatttattttgactttGTCCATATACATATTgcatgagaaaataataaactaaGCAATCAACGAAAAAGTCTAGCAAATAAGTGAGCAAAGGGGCTTAAAGTTTCTAGTGTAccttagtaaaaaaaaaaactcaaatacaaatgttttaacaaacatttgtaTTTCTAGCATTTAACATCACATTTATCAGCAAACTAAAATACTATTCTCTTGCAATTTAAATCAGAAAGTTCAAAGGTATAGTTGATACAACATTACTTCACAATTGCTAACATTCAGTAGACAGTTTAACAAGTCTAAACCCCACTGTCAGCTTTTATTTGAAGTTTATACAAACTCCATTATCTATCAGTGCACAACAGATTACCTGTTttacaaaacagagaaagaaacactgatCTCTACTAATGCTTCAAGAAGACTGTCAGCCCCTGAGGCTGTATTATTAACCCGAACAAAAGTGAGTCAAAAAATGCACCACAGAAACAGCATAGCAACTAAGACAATCTGGAGGCTAAATACAGCTGCCATCATGGAGAGTCCAAAACAATTAAGAGATAGAAAGAATCAAACAAAGGCGATACGCTATACTAATAAAAATCCTGTCCTTGATCACTCTGCCTCTTATTAGCAAAGCTgagaatacaaaaaaacatttgcaactTTATTTGACTTTTACCCAAAATGGCAAAAGTGTGTCTTTTTGTGCTGCTGGAGAGGCAGCCAGGCCTCCTTACTAAATCCTCACCACATGTAATAGCTACGTGTGGTGTCAACAGGAGAGGGCTTTCCCTCTGTGCTGCCATCTTTGTCCTTTTCACCGTCAGCCTCCCACAGGTTGATGAGCGGCGGGTAAAGTTCATTCAGGGGGATGGAGGAGGTCTTAAGCATGTATTTCTTCAAGGAATGGTGGTAgttttttctcttccatctGCGAGCCATGTAAATACCCACAGTGGCCAGACTGAGGAAGGCCAGCATGGTCGCCATGACAGCCAGAACAGCAGCACTTGGGTGCTGGTCTGATAGGTTCAGGGCAAAGGTAGCACCACGTGTTGTCACATTAACGCAAGacttgtgtgtctgcaggtggaTGTTGGAGACTGTGAGGCATACCTCATACTCTGTGGCCGGTTGAAGATGTGTAAGGTTGTACTCATGAACATCGACAGGGACGCGTGCCGTATAGGTGATGTGGGGGTTGTCAATCTTCATGGTGGCTGAGGCCCACTTCAGATTGGAAGACATGACGTTTGAGTTGACTTTCCAGGAGACCAGGATGGAGTGAGACTCAGTCTGCTTGACATAGATTTTCATCACCTGGGCGGTGTCAAGTAGGGTCCCATTTACACGGACTGTGGCGACCCGTGTGTCCGCACCTTCAGTGTTCTGTGCTACACAGGTGTAACGACCAGAATCTTCCACTTGCACATGGGACAACCGCAGGGTCCCCTCACTGCTCACGTGGTACCGCTCTGACATAGTGTCTATGGTGATTTTGGTCCCAAGAGGAGTCACCCAGTAGATCTCAGGCTCTGGCTCAGACATGGCTCGGCAGTCAAGACTGACACTCATGCCCAGCTCGAGGTTCAAGTGGCTGGGGAAGGTATCATGGGATATCAGGGGGATGCACTGCTCTGGTGACTCGAGCAGCCTCAGCTCTCGAACTAGCTGGCCCCTGAGTTCTGGTGGGGATGTGCACATCATGGCCAAGGGCTCCATGAAACGCACAGTGGTCCTGTTGGAACTCATCCACTGAATGACACAGTCACAGCGCAATGGGTTGCTGTGCAGACTGATCTCCCGTAGATTAGGCAACACCTCCACAGTGTGCTGGTAAAGGGCAGTGAGGGCATTATTGTTGAGCATCAGGCTCTCTAGGGAGGGCATGTCCCTGAAGGCCAACCTGTGGACATAAGACAGTTTAGGATTGTTGGTGGCCTCCAGCTTTGTCAGTTCTGGTAGGTTGTCCAGAGCATAGCGATCAAAAGACACTAGTTCCATCATATTGTTGATACCCAATTCCTTGAGATGTACC
It encodes:
- the LOC122979997 gene encoding leucine-rich repeat neuronal protein 1-like, coding for MALSFLPWPPLIWLCMGLLLSFLSPVHGKECPHLCVCEIRPWFTPQSTYKEATTVDCNDLRLTHIPTNLSTDTQVLLLQSNAISHTSGELEALFNLTELDLSQNNFSTVEAVGLTSMNHLTTLHLEENQITQLPDHCLGNLSNLQELYINHNHISSISPRAFAGLRSLLRLHLNSNKLHVIDSRWFQETPNLEILMIGENPVIGLLDMNFKPLRSLRSLVLAGMDLTDVPGNAFVGLDNLESISFYDNKLVRIPQLALQKVPNLKFLDLNKNPVHKIQEGDFRNMVHLKELGINNMMELVSFDRYALDNLPELTKLEATNNPKLSYVHRLAFRDMPSLESLMLNNNALTALYQHTVEVLPNLREISLHSNPLRCDCVIQWMSSNRTTVRFMEPLAMMCTSPPELRGQLVRELRLLESPEQCIPLISHDTFPSHLNLELGMSVSLDCRAMSEPEPEIYWVTPLGTKITIDTMSERYHVSSEGTLRLSHVQVEDSGRYTCVAQNTEGADTRVATVRVNGTLLDTAQVMKIYVKQTESHSILVSWKVNSNVMSSNLKWASATMKIDNPHITYTARVPVDVHEYNLTHLQPATEYEVCLTVSNIHLQTHKSCVNVTTRGATFALNLSDQHPSAAVLAVMATMLAFLSLATVGIYMARRWKRKNYHHSLKKYMLKTSSIPLNELYPPLINLWEADGEKDKDGSTEGKPSPVDTTRSYYMW